GCCGGTGGTCGGGGTTCACGGCCACGGGATTGCCAACCGACTCCAGCAGAGGCAGGTCTGAGATCGAATCGCCATACGCGTAGCTGGACCGCAGGTCGGCTCCGAGCTCCAGGGCGCGGCGGCGCAGCCAGGCCGCTCGGGCGTCTCCGGCCAGCGGGACGTCCACGAGGTCGCCGGTGTACCTGCCGTCGCGCACCTCCAGGCGTGCCGCCGCCACCTCGTCGGCCAGGGGTGACATCGGCGCCACAGTGAAGTCCAGGGCGCCGGTGATGAACACGATCCGATGCCCTGCGGCGCGGTGCTCGCGGATCCTGCGGATGGCGGCGGGGAAGGAGCGCGGGAGCACAAGGCTGTCGAATGCGTCTGCGGCCAGAGCCGCCATCTCCTCGACGGGGGCCCCTTCGTAGCGGCGGTAGAACCGGCGCAGGAACTCGCCGCGGTCGCGTCGCTCCGTCGCCACCAGGCCCGGGACGTCCCGGGCCAGCTCCGCCACCCTGGACATCCACTCGCGGCGCGGGGACGCGGCCAGCCGCAGCCACAGGAACGTGTCCACGACGTTGGTCCCGAGCACGGTCCCCTCCAGGTCGAACACGGCCAGGACGCCGTCTCCAGCGGTCTTGACCGACGACGAGGGTGCCGGCCGCGGTCTGCGGCGCACGGTGCCTCGCCTGCGGGTGATCTCGGGAAGGTGGTTTTCCTGGAGATAGGTCCTCCAGTCGATCGTGCCGGGGTCGAACCCGAACGCTGCGCGCTCCTCGGGCTTCATGGACTCGTGCAGTGAGCACGCCTTTGCGTCGTCGAAGATCGACTCGACCTCCGCGTAGGACCCGTACAGGTCGGCGTACTTGACCGCCTGGTCCAGTTCGGTGCGCCTGCGGTCGATGCGGTCCGCGGCCCCTTCCAGAGAGCTGGACGGGAGCCGGTCCACGACGCGCGCGGCGGCGTCCAGGGCCCGGCGTCCCCACTTCAGGCGCATCTGGACGCTCCGGCGGCCGGGGAAGGTCCACAGGGGAGGAAGGATGGGCTGCCCGTCCTCGTCCAGGTAGGGGTGCTCGTGGAAGTACTCGTGCACCCACCGCACGAGATCCCTGTAGCGCATGGGATTGCGGTTGCCGGTGCTCACGTGGACGACGTCCATCGGTGGCTCGGAGGCGGCGGCGGCCAGGATCGCGTTCACGACGAGGTCCACCGGGACCACGTCCACGACCGTGTCGGGGAAGCCGGGGAACTCCGAGAGAGCCCCGCGGCCGTACATGAGGATCACCGGCTCGGCCATCCTGAATCCCCGGATC
Above is a genomic segment from Actinomycetota bacterium containing:
- a CDS encoding HAD-IB family hydrolase — translated: MVDAAPATRTSVRSSLAGATLLVTGSTGFLGTALVSKILTSLPEVKQVLLLVRSKPGAPAADRVRRRVLGSNAFDHLRSTDEWERLQDLVVALDGDLRSEGLGLGPQDRELLADVDIVIHAAASVSFDAAVDEVFETNLVGTLRLLDALSNCGARPRRLVHVSTAYVSGLTKGTVPETPWTHNPGRPRLDWRAELDAARSVRPAVETESREPDRLKEFTARARREIGPAGSPSVGTRAEQLRRDWVDERLVETGRARAQSLGWPDAYAFTKSLTETAVLEREDPFPVTIVRPSIIESALSEPFPGWIRGFRMAEPVILMYGRGALSEFPGFPDTVVDVVPVDLVVNAILAAAASEPPMDVVHVSTGNRNPMRYRDLVRWVHEYFHEHPYLDEDGQPILPPLWTFPGRRSVQMRLKWGRRALDAAARVVDRLPSSSLEGAADRIDRRRTELDQAVKYADLYGSYAEVESIFDDAKACSLHESMKPEERAAFGFDPGTIDWRTYLQENHLPEITRRRGTVRRRPRPAPSSSVKTAGDGVLAVFDLEGTVLGTNVVDTFLWLRLAASPRREWMSRVAELARDVPGLVATERRDRGEFLRRFYRRYEGAPVEEMAALAADAFDSLVLPRSFPAAIRRIREHRAAGHRIVFITGALDFTVAPMSPLADEVAAARLEVRDGRYTGDLVDVPLAGDARAAWLRRRALELGADLRSSYAYGDSISDLPLLESVGNPVAVNPDHRLARVARDRRWALERWGPERGTGRFPRPGFTQATGRREVRV